A DNA window from Lujinxingia litoralis contains the following coding sequences:
- the lepA gene encoding translation elongation factor 4 yields MAKRSVDQSKIRNFSIIAHIDHGKSTLADCILSETKAVSDREKKAQFLDNMDLERERGITIKSQAVRLFYTAEDGEEYLLNLIDTPGHVDFNYEVSRSLACCEGAILVVDAAQGVEAQTVANVYLAIDSDLEIVPVLNKIDLPAADVDRVKDEIEDVIGLDASEAVLASAKNGIGIKETLEAIVQQVPPPAGDPQAPLQALVFDSWFDPYRGVINMIRIVEGELRPGMEIKWMASGAKSEVTQIGVYGPTPMPVDKLGPGEVGFVIAMIKEVDQAKVGDTITDARRPAAEALPGFKDVKPTVFCGIFPTNSKDYEELRDALDKLVLNDASISYEPETSQALGFGFRCGFLGLLHMEIIQERLEREFDLDLITTAPSVVYRVLTTDGEELMVENPSDLPETQFIDRIEEPVINATIHVPPEHVGPVIGLCEERRGTQLDLRYSGTNRIILKYEMPMNEVVFDFFDRLKSVSRGYASFEYEVIGFKRGDMVKLDMLVNGEPVDALSVIVHRDFAYNRGRMLAKKLREVIPRQMFEVALQAAIGNRVIARETVKAFRKNVTAKCYGGDISRKRKLLEKQKEGKKRMKQVGNVELPQEAFLAVLRVDED; encoded by the coding sequence ATGGCGAAGCGTTCCGTCGACCAGTCTAAAATCCGCAACTTCTCGATCATCGCGCATATCGACCATGGTAAGTCGACCCTGGCCGACTGCATTCTCTCGGAGACCAAGGCGGTAAGCGATCGTGAGAAGAAGGCTCAGTTCCTCGACAATATGGATCTGGAGCGCGAGCGGGGAATCACGATCAAAAGCCAGGCGGTGCGTCTGTTTTATACCGCGGAAGATGGGGAGGAGTATCTACTGAACCTCATCGATACCCCGGGCCATGTGGACTTCAACTACGAGGTTTCTCGAAGTCTGGCGTGCTGCGAGGGCGCGATTCTGGTGGTCGACGCGGCGCAAGGGGTGGAGGCTCAGACGGTGGCCAATGTGTACCTGGCCATCGACTCGGACCTGGAGATCGTGCCCGTTCTCAATAAGATCGATCTTCCCGCGGCCGACGTGGACCGGGTCAAAGATGAGATCGAAGATGTCATCGGACTCGATGCCAGTGAGGCGGTCCTGGCCAGTGCGAAAAACGGCATCGGCATCAAAGAGACGCTGGAGGCGATCGTCCAGCAGGTGCCTCCCCCGGCCGGCGATCCGCAGGCGCCGCTGCAGGCGTTGGTGTTTGATAGCTGGTTCGATCCCTACCGCGGCGTCATCAATATGATCCGAATTGTCGAAGGCGAGCTGCGCCCGGGCATGGAGATCAAGTGGATGGCGTCCGGGGCCAAGAGTGAAGTGACTCAGATCGGGGTTTACGGACCCACGCCCATGCCGGTCGACAAGCTGGGGCCGGGAGAGGTCGGGTTTGTGATCGCGATGATCAAAGAGGTCGATCAGGCCAAGGTCGGCGATACCATTACCGATGCGCGGCGCCCGGCGGCCGAGGCATTGCCCGGATTTAAAGACGTGAAGCCCACGGTGTTCTGTGGGATCTTCCCGACGAACTCCAAAGATTACGAAGAGCTTCGTGACGCGCTCGATAAGCTGGTGCTTAACGATGCCTCGATCAGCTACGAGCCCGAGACCAGTCAGGCGCTGGGATTTGGGTTCCGTTGCGGGTTTCTGGGGCTCTTGCACATGGAGATCATCCAGGAGCGTCTGGAGCGGGAGTTTGATCTCGATCTGATCACCACGGCCCCCTCGGTCGTGTACCGGGTTCTGACCACCGATGGCGAAGAGTTGATGGTGGAGAACCCCAGTGACCTTCCCGAGACGCAGTTTATCGATCGGATTGAAGAGCCGGTGATCAACGCCACGATTCATGTGCCCCCGGAGCACGTCGGGCCAGTGATCGGGTTGTGCGAAGAGCGGCGAGGCACTCAGCTCGATCTGCGCTATTCGGGGACCAATCGTATTATTCTGAAATACGAAATGCCGATGAACGAGGTTGTCTTTGACTTCTTCGATCGGCTGAAGTCGGTGTCCCGTGGTTACGCCAGCTTTGAGTACGAGGTCATCGGCTTTAAGCGCGGGGATATGGTCAAGCTCGATATGCTGGTCAATGGCGAGCCGGTCGATGCGCTCAGCGTGATTGTCCATCGCGATTTCGCCTACAATCGTGGCCGAATGCTGGCCAAGAAGCTGCGGGAGGTGATCCCGCGTCAGATGTTTGAGGTGGCGTTGCAGGCCGCAATCGGTAACCGTGTTATTGCTCGCGAGACGGTGAAAGCCTTCCGCAAGAATGTCACGGCCAAGTGTTACGGCGGTGATATCAGCCGCAAGCGCAAGCTCCTGGAAAAGCAGAAAGAGGGCAAAAAGCGCATGAAGCAGGTCGGCAACGTGGAGCTGCCTCAGGAGGCCTTCCTGGCGGTGCTGCGAGTCGACGAAGATTGA
- a CDS encoding TatD family hydrolase: MIDAHCHLQFEAFDGEREAVICRAADVGVEALVIADYDGARRGMLAELGKTPGVAICVGLHPWALAGMDEQAIGRELQQIGEALRKSEWAAVGECGLDFVRATDADARAEQQRVLEALLDLANVHALPVVLHAVRCHSTLHALLRQRGGCPSGGIMHAYSGSSRQVPLFLMHGLDISVGSRLIRNPEKLRAVVGQVPLDRLHLETDSPDGLVMADSDRAFTEPADVVHIVRAVAEALGLAPETLARRCARNTRELFKLGEGRLGSA, from the coding sequence ATGATCGACGCACACTGTCATCTGCAGTTCGAGGCCTTTGACGGGGAGCGCGAGGCGGTGATTTGTCGCGCTGCGGACGTCGGTGTGGAGGCTCTCGTGATCGCCGACTACGACGGAGCTCGGCGAGGGATGCTCGCCGAACTGGGCAAGACTCCCGGCGTCGCGATCTGTGTCGGATTGCACCCCTGGGCGCTTGCCGGGATGGATGAGCAGGCGATCGGGCGGGAGCTTCAGCAGATTGGGGAGGCGCTCCGTAAGTCAGAGTGGGCGGCGGTAGGCGAATGTGGGTTGGACTTTGTCCGGGCAACCGACGCCGACGCCCGGGCCGAGCAGCAGCGCGTGCTGGAAGCGCTGCTGGATTTGGCGAATGTGCACGCATTGCCGGTCGTGCTGCACGCGGTGCGTTGCCACAGCACCCTGCATGCGCTGCTTCGCCAGCGTGGCGGGTGCCCCTCGGGCGGGATCATGCATGCCTACAGTGGCTCCTCCCGACAGGTGCCGCTCTTTTTGATGCATGGCCTCGATATCTCGGTGGGCTCGCGGTTGATTCGCAATCCCGAGAAGTTGCGTGCGGTGGTCGGACAGGTCCCACTGGATCGGCTGCATCTGGAGACCGACAGCCCGGATGGCCTGGTGATGGCGGATTCGGATCGGGCGTTCACCGAACCGGCCGACGTGGTCCACATCGTGCGTGCGGTTGCCGAGGCGCTCGGGCTCGCGCCGGAGACGCTTGCCCGGCGTTGCGCCCGCAATACGCGTGAGCTTTTTAAGCTCGGTGAAGGCCGGCTTGGGAGCGCATAA
- a CDS encoding Hsp70 family protein — protein MSEIVAGIDLGTSNSVISVVLEGEAIVIPDAQGRRVHPSIVHLMPGGESLVGNDARPYRLSDPMNTVFSAKRLMGRPFDSPEIKMLMGHFPFPVVPAEDNTPRIQVQQQLHPPEGIGARVLHYLCGLARDYLGEPVTRAVITVPANFDEAQRRATKRAGEMAGLEVLRLINEPTAAALAYGYGSDKRERVAIYDFGGGTFDVTLLELRGNVFEVLSTAGNSYLGGDDFDYRLVSAILNAFERQHHVDLSGDELVHQRLRVYAEEIKKGLTHQDAVRMMIRETIPGTVTELELDFSLTRDNFEKRCADIVDQSLTTCEDALRSAGLQRAEIEHLVLVGGSTRVPLVQRSAREFFQREPVHGIDPDEVVAVGAAVFGASMVQEQAAPAPIPAIPAVAGFEQGIEELDESWLEEIEPENQAPAGPLLIDVTPHALGVATVGGVMDIIIERNGQLPLERSRYFSTSRDDQTRVVLPIYSGNSRRIEDNQQLGVLELTDIPPGPREEVQIEVTFEVDTNGMLSVRATDMRTGVNQFARLSISGDSQVQDYNASHLLM, from the coding sequence ATGTCGGAGATTGTCGCGGGAATCGATCTGGGAACCTCCAACTCGGTGATCTCAGTAGTGCTCGAGGGCGAGGCGATCGTGATTCCCGATGCGCAAGGGCGCCGGGTTCATCCCTCTATTGTGCATCTGATGCCCGGGGGAGAGTCGCTGGTGGGTAACGATGCGCGGCCCTACCGCTTGAGCGACCCGATGAACACGGTGTTCAGCGCCAAGCGTCTGATGGGGCGACCCTTTGACAGCCCTGAGATCAAGATGTTGATGGGGCACTTCCCCTTTCCGGTGGTGCCGGCCGAGGATAATACCCCCCGTATTCAGGTTCAGCAGCAGCTGCATCCACCGGAGGGGATCGGGGCGCGGGTTTTGCATTATCTGTGCGGCCTGGCCCGCGACTATCTGGGGGAGCCGGTGACCCGGGCGGTGATCACGGTGCCAGCGAACTTCGATGAGGCGCAGCGCCGCGCGACCAAGCGCGCCGGGGAGATGGCCGGTCTGGAAGTACTGCGGCTGATCAATGAGCCAACCGCGGCGGCGCTGGCCTACGGTTACGGCAGCGATAAGCGTGAGCGCGTGGCGATCTACGATTTTGGGGGTGGCACCTTCGATGTGACGCTCCTGGAGCTGCGGGGCAACGTCTTTGAGGTGCTCTCCACGGCGGGTAACAGCTATCTGGGAGGAGATGATTTCGACTACCGCCTGGTCAGCGCCATTCTGAACGCCTTTGAGCGTCAGCATCATGTCGACCTCTCCGGTGATGAACTCGTGCACCAGCGGCTGCGGGTGTACGCCGAGGAGATCAAAAAGGGGCTGACTCACCAGGATGCCGTGCGCATGATGATTCGGGAGACGATTCCGGGCACGGTGACCGAGTTGGAACTCGACTTTTCGCTGACTCGGGACAACTTCGAGAAGCGTTGCGCGGACATCGTGGACCAGAGCCTGACGACCTGCGAAGACGCGCTGCGCTCGGCCGGGCTGCAGCGCGCGGAGATCGAACACCTCGTGCTCGTCGGCGGTAGTACCCGGGTGCCTCTGGTTCAGCGCAGCGCGCGGGAGTTCTTTCAGCGAGAGCCGGTGCACGGAATCGACCCCGACGAAGTTGTGGCGGTGGGGGCCGCGGTGTTCGGGGCGTCGATGGTGCAGGAGCAGGCGGCGCCGGCTCCGATTCCGGCCATTCCGGCGGTCGCAGGGTTTGAGCAGGGCATCGAAGAGCTTGATGAGTCGTGGCTGGAGGAGATCGAGCCCGAGAACCAGGCTCCGGCCGGTCCGCTGCTTATCGATGTGACCCCCCACGCGCTGGGGGTGGCGACGGTGGGCGGGGTGATGGACATCATTATCGAGCGCAACGGGCAGCTGCCGCTGGAGCGCTCGCGTTATTTTTCGACGTCACGGGATGATCAGACCCGGGTGGTGTTGCCGATCTACTCCGGCAACAGCCGCCGGATCGAGGATAACCAGCAGCTGGGCGTTCTGGAGTTGACGGATATCCCGCCGGGGCCTCGCGAAGAGGTGCAGATCGAGGTGACCTTTGAGGTGGATACCAACGGGATGCTCAGCGTGCGGGCGACCGATATGCGCACTGGCGTCAACCAGTTTGCGCGCTTGTCGATCAGCGGAGACTCCCAGGTTCAAGACTACAACGCCAGCCACCTTCTGATGTGA
- a CDS encoding tRNA threonylcarbamoyladenosine dehydratase — MSCPIDGLTVEEQDRPDDAGTVVFEGRPMKSWSLHRRWDRAGRLLGEDAMARLYGAHVMVFGLGGVGSFTAESLARTGVGKLTLVDFDRVCGTNTNRQLHAMKGTFGKWKADLMAERCALINPEGTVIGRRAFYHEATSESFLGQRPDFVVDAIDNVSAKVHLLTSCLEQGIEVVSCMGAAGKADPTKIEIDDLARTKGDPLARAVRKILRQNGVMKGKGRVGIPTVYSSEVRHQPQSLSYDGTAGFRCICPTKGNELHSCDHRNLIEGTVSFVTGTFGMMAASVVVRELCAQVAGEAAAE, encoded by the coding sequence ATGAGCTGTCCAATCGATGGGTTGACCGTGGAAGAGCAAGACCGCCCGGATGACGCCGGCACGGTGGTCTTTGAGGGACGCCCGATGAAGTCATGGAGTCTGCATCGGCGCTGGGATCGGGCCGGCCGATTGCTCGGCGAAGATGCGATGGCGCGGCTGTACGGCGCGCATGTGATGGTGTTCGGACTGGGGGGCGTGGGGAGCTTCACCGCGGAAAGTCTGGCGCGCACGGGCGTGGGCAAGCTCACCCTGGTTGATTTTGACCGGGTCTGCGGCACCAATACCAACCGCCAGCTTCACGCGATGAAGGGGACGTTTGGAAAATGGAAGGCCGACCTGATGGCCGAGCGATGCGCGCTGATCAATCCGGAGGGCACCGTGATTGGGAGGCGGGCGTTCTATCACGAAGCGACCAGTGAGTCGTTTTTGGGTCAGCGGCCCGATTTTGTAGTAGATGCCATCGATAATGTCAGCGCCAAGGTGCATTTGCTGACCTCGTGCCTGGAGCAGGGGATCGAGGTGGTCTCGTGCATGGGCGCGGCCGGTAAGGCCGATCCGACAAAAATCGAGATCGACGATCTGGCACGCACCAAGGGCGATCCCCTGGCTCGGGCGGTGCGCAAGATCTTGCGTCAGAACGGGGTCATGAAAGGAAAGGGTCGCGTGGGTATCCCGACGGTGTACAGCAGTGAAGTGCGCCATCAGCCTCAGTCGCTCAGTTATGATGGCACCGCCGGGTTCCGATGCATCTGTCCGACCAAAGGCAACGAGCTTCACTCCTGTGACCACCGCAATCTGATCGAGGGGACCGTGAGTTTTGTTACGGGGACCTTCGGGATGATGGCCGCCTCGGTGGTCGTGCGTGAGCTCTGCGCGCAGGTCGCCGGCGAGGCTGCCGCCGAGTAA
- a CDS encoding aspartate carbamoyltransferase catalytic subunit, producing MNLIGLQELSRQRMIALLDASERYLSEDGQVITPAEDRELLREQTFALLFLEPSTRTRTSFDLAIQRLGGRSVTISGQGSSLQKGESAADTCKTVAAMGVDGLVVRHHDRHLPHVLSERMNLPVINAGNGSGEHPTQGLLDALTLRRHFNSGEGLSGLKIAIVGDIVHSRVARSDAHIFSALGADVLLAGPRMLLPTEAQLDAWPARVTTSRKEALRWADAVVVLRIQQERLRGSVVDPHRYASDWGIDQSVIEQYMSPLTVILHPGPVIRGVELSDPVIDSPQSLIWRQVTHGVAVRQAVIAAYFGPREERA from the coding sequence ATGAACCTGATCGGACTGCAGGAGTTGTCGAGACAGCGCATGATCGCGCTATTAGATGCTTCGGAGCGTTATCTGAGCGAGGACGGCCAGGTGATCACACCGGCGGAGGACCGAGAACTTTTGCGCGAACAGACGTTCGCGCTTTTGTTTTTGGAGCCCAGTACCCGCACCCGAACGAGCTTCGATCTGGCGATTCAGCGCCTCGGGGGGCGTTCGGTGACGATCAGCGGCCAGGGGAGTAGCCTTCAGAAAGGAGAGTCGGCGGCCGATACCTGTAAGACGGTCGCGGCGATGGGCGTCGATGGACTGGTGGTCCGCCATCATGACCGCCATCTTCCCCATGTGTTGAGCGAGCGGATGAACTTACCGGTCATCAATGCCGGCAATGGCAGTGGTGAGCATCCGACCCAGGGGTTGTTGGATGCGCTCACACTGCGACGTCATTTTAACAGTGGGGAGGGGCTCAGCGGGCTGAAGATCGCCATCGTGGGTGATATCGTTCACAGTCGAGTCGCTCGCAGTGATGCGCATATCTTTTCGGCACTGGGCGCCGATGTCTTGCTGGCCGGGCCCAGGATGCTTTTGCCCACCGAAGCACAGCTGGACGCGTGGCCGGCGCGTGTGACTACCTCCCGCAAGGAGGCCCTGCGTTGGGCGGATGCGGTGGTCGTTCTGCGAATTCAGCAGGAGCGTTTGCGTGGCTCGGTGGTGGATCCTCATCGCTATGCATCGGATTGGGGTATCGACCAGTCGGTCATTGAACAGTATATGTCCCCGTTGACGGTGATCTTACACCCGGGTCCGGTGATCCGGGGCGTGGAACTCTCCGATCCGGTGATCGATAGCCCGCAGAGTCTGATCTGGCGCCAGGTAACCCACGGGGTGGCCGTGCGCCAGGCGGTGATTGCGGCATACTTTGGACCGCGCGAGGAACGCGCGTGA
- a CDS encoding (Fe-S)-binding protein, producing the protein MDSFLELSTGHQWFRMVLGLCVLVGFGFAGRTVYWLLRYVAAGQGDLKTSQIPERVKGIITQVLGQARVIAEPAGVLHLFIFWGFLILQIETLEYITRAFKWDFHLSSIIGRGAYNGALFMQDVFGFLVLVAISLSAFRRYVIRPKHSLQSVDGAVIISLIAALMLTKFIANGAEIAFLSVENQAHDPQWTPVALFTSTLLQGMGASPQSEGMFWIYHVSYWFHIAIVVAFANYIPFGKHLHLIGAIPNIFFRKLEPSGALYPIDMEDENVESFGAARVEDLRWKQLLDTYACTECGRCEHYCPAYNTGKALNPMAVIHNIKEHLREKGTAVIKGGNSEAADEFPPLAGGIITKEELWACTTCGACVANCPVYIEHVDTIVDMRRYLALMESDFSAEVGRTFRNMENNSNPWGISSSYRADWAEGLDIPLMSEMTSAPDYLFFVGCAGSFDDRQKKVTQSFAKILRSAGVSFAILGPEEACTGDPARRIGNEYLYWMLATQNIETLNSYGVTKIITTCPHCFHTIGKEYPQLGGQYEVIHHTALLNELLQHQRIQLKPTATMKVTYHDSCYIGRWDNSYKNPREVLQSVPGVVMQEMDLNKKQSFCCGAGGGRMWMEETEGKRVNIERTDQALATAPDAIAVNCPFCLTMFDDGLKNRGADDVKLLDLAEIIADNLVVPVADDEISEAAAE; encoded by the coding sequence GTGGATAGCTTCCTCGAACTCAGCACGGGTCATCAATGGTTCCGCATGGTCCTGGGCCTCTGCGTGCTCGTCGGATTCGGCTTCGCCGGGCGCACCGTCTACTGGCTGCTGCGCTATGTGGCCGCCGGTCAGGGCGACCTTAAAACCAGTCAGATCCCCGAGCGCGTCAAAGGCATCATTACCCAGGTCCTGGGCCAGGCCCGCGTTATCGCCGAGCCGGCCGGGGTGCTCCACCTCTTCATCTTCTGGGGCTTTTTGATCCTCCAGATCGAGACCCTGGAGTACATCACCCGTGCCTTTAAATGGGACTTCCACCTGAGTTCGATCATCGGGCGAGGAGCCTATAACGGGGCGCTCTTCATGCAGGACGTCTTCGGATTCCTGGTGCTCGTGGCCATCAGCCTCTCGGCGTTCCGCCGTTATGTGATTCGCCCCAAGCACTCCCTGCAGTCGGTGGATGGTGCGGTGATCATCTCGCTGATCGCGGCGCTGATGCTCACCAAGTTCATCGCCAACGGCGCCGAAATCGCGTTCTTGAGCGTGGAAAACCAGGCCCACGATCCGCAGTGGACCCCGGTGGCACTCTTCACCTCGACGCTCCTTCAGGGCATGGGCGCCTCGCCGCAGTCCGAGGGGATGTTCTGGATCTACCATGTGTCCTACTGGTTCCACATCGCCATCGTCGTGGCCTTTGCCAACTACATTCCCTTTGGCAAGCACCTGCACCTGATCGGCGCCATCCCCAACATTTTCTTCCGCAAACTGGAGCCCTCCGGCGCGCTCTACCCCATCGACATGGAAGACGAGAACGTGGAGTCCTTTGGCGCGGCGCGTGTCGAAGATCTGCGCTGGAAGCAGCTCCTGGACACCTACGCCTGCACCGAGTGCGGTCGCTGCGAGCACTACTGCCCGGCCTACAACACCGGCAAGGCGCTCAACCCGATGGCGGTGATTCACAACATCAAAGAGCACCTGCGCGAGAAAGGCACCGCCGTCATCAAGGGTGGCAACTCCGAGGCTGCCGATGAGTTCCCGCCGCTGGCCGGTGGCATCATCACCAAAGAAGAGCTCTGGGCCTGCACCACCTGCGGGGCCTGCGTGGCCAACTGCCCGGTCTACATCGAGCACGTCGATACCATCGTCGACATGCGTCGTTACCTGGCGCTGATGGAGTCGGACTTCTCCGCCGAAGTTGGTCGCACCTTCCGCAACATGGAGAACAACTCCAACCCCTGGGGCATCTCCTCGTCGTACCGCGCCGACTGGGCCGAAGGCCTGGACATCCCGCTGATGAGCGAGATGACCTCGGCGCCTGATTACCTCTTCTTTGTCGGGTGCGCCGGCAGCTTCGACGACCGTCAGAAGAAGGTCACCCAGTCCTTTGCCAAGATCCTCCGCTCGGCTGGCGTCTCCTTCGCCATCCTCGGACCGGAAGAGGCCTGCACCGGCGATCCTGCCCGCCGCATCGGCAACGAGTACCTCTACTGGATGCTCGCCACCCAGAACATCGAGACGCTCAACAGCTACGGCGTGACCAAGATCATCACCACCTGCCCCCACTGCTTCCACACCATCGGCAAGGAGTATCCGCAGCTGGGTGGTCAGTACGAGGTGATCCACCACACCGCGCTGCTCAACGAGCTGCTCCAGCACCAGCGCATTCAGCTCAAGCCCACCGCGACCATGAAGGTCACCTACCACGACTCCTGCTACATCGGACGCTGGGACAACAGCTACAAGAACCCCCGCGAAGTGCTCCAGTCGGTGCCCGGGGTGGTCATGCAGGAAATGGATCTTAATAAGAAGCAGAGCTTCTGCTGCGGTGCCGGCGGCGGCCGGATGTGGATGGAAGAAACCGAAGGCAAGCGCGTCAACATCGAGCGTACCGACCAGGCGCTGGCCACCGCGCCGGATGCCATCGCGGTCAACTGCCCCTTCTGTTTGACGATGTTTGATGACGGCCTCAAGAACCGCGGCGCCGACGATGTCAAACTCCTGGATCTGGCCGAAATCATCGCCGACAACCTCGTCGTGCCCGTTGCCGACGATGAGATCAGCGAAGCGGCCGCCGAGTAA
- the lepB gene encoding signal peptidase I has protein sequence MSDQNNKAQTLEEAQELVRETQLRLDRARKLPDEVRYRLQEELNALRQGIKREDSAYVEEVCETVRSLAEEYLAGISVKPAWQEYAETVGLAILCALVLRAFFFEAFKIPSGSMEPTLLKGDHLFVNKIRYGIRVPFTTTFLMRFAEPQRGEVVVFRFPSDEAREHVRQKREEAAANGEKAVECILNFDEKDFIKRIVGLPGDVVEGRGGQLLVNGEPMSRTPIRRGPAPDRSGRTAYYYLETLGEATHQIREDSPPGYDEGHDFGPVTVAEGHFFAMGDNRDNSADSRCWGQVPLDNIKGRAMIIWLSLEDGQTGEPGIRWDRFGMPIE, from the coding sequence GTGTCCGATCAAAACAATAAAGCGCAGACGTTGGAAGAGGCGCAGGAGCTGGTGCGAGAGACGCAGCTGCGTCTGGACCGTGCGCGCAAGCTTCCCGACGAGGTGCGCTACCGCCTCCAGGAAGAGCTCAATGCTCTGCGCCAGGGAATCAAGCGTGAGGACAGCGCCTACGTTGAGGAAGTATGCGAGACGGTACGCTCGCTTGCCGAGGAGTATCTGGCCGGTATCTCGGTCAAGCCTGCCTGGCAGGAGTACGCCGAGACGGTGGGGCTGGCGATCTTGTGCGCTTTGGTGTTGCGGGCCTTTTTCTTTGAGGCGTTTAAGATCCCCAGCGGCTCAATGGAGCCGACGCTTCTCAAAGGCGACCACCTCTTCGTCAACAAGATTCGTTACGGCATTCGGGTTCCCTTTACGACCACGTTTTTGATGCGTTTTGCCGAGCCCCAGCGCGGAGAAGTGGTGGTGTTTCGCTTCCCCTCCGATGAGGCGCGGGAGCATGTGCGCCAGAAGCGGGAAGAGGCTGCGGCCAATGGCGAGAAGGCCGTTGAGTGCATTTTGAACTTTGATGAGAAAGACTTCATCAAGCGCATCGTCGGGTTGCCTGGAGACGTGGTGGAGGGGCGAGGGGGGCAGCTGCTGGTCAACGGGGAGCCGATGAGTCGCACTCCCATTCGCCGCGGTCCGGCGCCGGATCGATCCGGTCGTACGGCGTACTACTACCTGGAGACTCTGGGGGAGGCGACTCACCAGATTCGCGAGGATAGTCCGCCTGGCTACGACGAGGGCCATGATTTTGGGCCTGTCACGGTAGCCGAAGGGCACTTTTTTGCCATGGGCGACAATCGCGACAATTCTGCCGACAGCCGCTGCTGGGGACAGGTCCCGCTGGATAATATCAAGGGGCGAGCGATGATCATCTGGCTCTCGCTGGAAGATGGTCAAACCGGAGAGCCCGGCATTCGCTGGGATCGTTTCGGGATGCCTATTGAATAG
- the carA gene encoding glutamine-hydrolyzing carbamoyl-phosphate synthase small subunit, which yields MSQSRPRLKSLSGRSPAILVFEDGSCFEGLSAGAGGSTLGEVVFNTSMSGYQEIATDPSYRGQIVTYTMPHMGNYGVNSVDDESVEFQAAGVVVRSLARLASNHRAEQSFEEWLVAHGVVGICEVDTRELTRKLRDGGVGLGIIVHDATREDAPAALKLLAAHPDYGSVDFVSEVATTRALHVSVDGDNAWEHPLRLTPLEQAMAPGEGTHVVVMDFGVKFSILRHLVARGIRVTLMPRDADLSAVEALDPDGVLWSNGPGDPDKMEPFIAQVRAISERFPTMGICLGHQLLAKAFGGQTFKLAFGHRGPNQPVQDQRDKTVAMTSQNHGYAVRREGFPDELEVTHVNLNDHTISGFAHRTLPIHAVQYHPEAGPGPNDATSFFDRFALAIDEHYAARA from the coding sequence TTGAGTCAATCGCGACCCAGGTTAAAGTCACTGTCGGGGCGCAGCCCGGCGATTCTCGTATTTGAAGATGGCAGCTGTTTCGAGGGGCTGAGTGCCGGTGCCGGCGGCTCGACCCTGGGAGAGGTGGTCTTCAACACCAGCATGTCCGGATATCAGGAGATCGCCACCGATCCCTCGTATCGCGGACAGATCGTCACCTACACCATGCCTCATATGGGGAACTACGGGGTCAACTCGGTTGACGATGAGTCGGTGGAGTTTCAGGCTGCCGGGGTCGTGGTGCGTTCGCTGGCTCGCCTGGCGAGCAATCATCGCGCCGAGCAGAGTTTTGAGGAGTGGCTGGTGGCCCACGGCGTGGTCGGAATCTGCGAGGTCGATACTCGTGAGCTCACCCGGAAGCTGCGCGACGGCGGCGTGGGGCTTGGGATCATCGTGCACGACGCCACGCGCGAAGATGCTCCGGCGGCGCTGAAGCTGCTCGCCGCGCATCCCGACTACGGAAGTGTTGATTTCGTAAGTGAAGTCGCGACGACTCGCGCACTGCATGTCAGTGTGGACGGTGATAACGCCTGGGAGCACCCCCTCCGTTTAACTCCCCTGGAGCAGGCGATGGCGCCCGGGGAGGGCACGCATGTGGTGGTGATGGATTTCGGTGTGAAGTTCAGCATTCTTCGGCATCTGGTGGCGCGGGGCATTCGCGTAACCTTAATGCCCCGTGATGCCGATTTGAGCGCGGTGGAGGCTCTCGACCCGGACGGGGTGCTCTGGTCCAACGGCCCCGGGGATCCAGATAAGATGGAGCCCTTCATCGCGCAGGTGCGTGCCATCAGCGAGCGCTTCCCGACGATGGGGATCTGCCTGGGACACCAGCTTCTGGCCAAGGCCTTTGGTGGCCAGACCTTCAAGCTGGCTTTTGGTCATCGCGGCCCCAATCAGCCGGTGCAGGATCAGCGCGATAAAACCGTGGCGATGACCAGCCAGAACCACGGATATGCCGTGCGTCGCGAAGGATTCCCGGATGAGCTGGAGGTGACCCACGTCAACCTCAACGATCACACGATCTCGGGGTTTGCGCACCGCACCCTGCCCATTCACGCGGTGCAGTACCATCCGGAGGCTGGTCCCGGCCCCAACGACGCTACGAGCTTCTTTGACCGCTTTGCGTTAGCCATTGACGAGCATTACGCGGCGCGCGCTTGA